Proteins from a genomic interval of Xylocopa sonorina isolate GNS202 chromosome 4, iyXylSono1_principal, whole genome shotgun sequence:
- the Ppd3 gene encoding protein phosphatase D3, whose amino-acid sequence MSENAEITGVISPENAARAEKFKEEANEYFKNQDYTKAIELYTKAIELNPTVAVYYGNRSFAYLKTEFFGCALTDASKAIELDKNYVKGYYRRAAAHMSLGKFKLALKDYKTVTKARPNDKDAMMKYTECSKILKVLAFEKAISVEENKKNIADMINIEAMAIEDEYTGPKLDDGKVTLQFMQDLLEWYSKENKLHRKYAYKILLDVKTWFMAQPSLVDITIPDDSKFTICGDIHGQYYDLLNIFKLNGLPSETNPYLFNGDFVDRGSFSVECIFTLFGFKLLYPNHFFMSRGNHESATMNQMYGFDGEVKAKYSAQMAELFTEVYNWLPLAHCLNNRVLVMHGGLFSRDDVTLKEIREIDRNRQPPEEGLMCELLWSDPQPQPGRAPSKRGVGVQFGPDVTQNFLAMNNLDYIVRSHEVKNDGYEVGHDGKCITVFSAPNYCDTMGNQGAFITLNGKDMQPHFTSYEGVPHPNVRPMAYANSLLKFMC is encoded by the exons ATCAAGATTACACCAAAGCCATAGAATTATATACTAAAGCCATAGAATTAAATCCTACGGTGGCTGTTTATTATGGGAATAGAAGTTTTGCTTACCTAAAAACAGAGTTCTTTGGATGCGCGCTTACAGATGCGTCGAAAGCGATCGAGTTAGATAAAAATTATGTAAAAGGATATTATCGTAGGGCTGCTGCTCATATGTCACTAGGCAAGTTCAAACTAGCTCTTAAGGATTATAAAACTGTTACTAAAGCAAGACCAAATGATAAAGATGCGATGATGAAGTATACAGAATGTTCTAAGATATTAAAAGTATTAGCCTTCGAAAAAGCGATTTCCGTGGAAGAGAATAAGAAAAACATAGCTGACATGATTAACATAGAAGCCATGG CCATTGAAGATGAATACACAGGGCCTAAACTTGATGATGGAAAAGTTACATTACAATTTATGCAAGATTTGTTAGAATGGTACAGCaaagaaaataaattacacCGTAAATATGCTTATAAAATTCTTTTAGACGTAAAAACATGGTTCATGGCACAACCAAGCTTAGTCGATATTACTATTCCTGACGATAGTAAATTTACTATCTGCGGAGACATACACGGACAGTACTATGATTtacttaatatatttaaattaaatGGATTACCATCAGAAACTAATCCATAT TTATTTAATGGAGATTTTGTAGATAGAGGTTCATTTTCCGTAGAATGTATATTCACCTTATTCGGATTTAAATTGTTATACCCAAATCACTTTTTTATGTCCAGag GTAACCATGAATCTGCCACAATGAATCAAATGTATGGCTTTGATGGTGAAGTTAAAGCAAAATACTCTGCTCAAATGGCTGAATTATTTACAGAGGTTTATAATTGGTTACCGCTTGCTCACTGTCTTAATAACAGAGTACTT GTAATGCATGGTGGTCTGTTTTCAAGAGACGATGTGACATTGAAAGAAATTCGAGAAATTGATAGAAATAGACAGCCACCGGAAGAGGGATTAATGTGCGAATTGTTATGGTCAGATCCACAGCCACAACCTGGAAGAGCACCTAGTAAAAGAGGTGTTGGTGTTCAATTTGGTCCAGACGTTACAcaaaatttccttgctatgaacaATCTTGATTATATTGTCAGAAGTCATGAAGTAAAAAATGATGGGTACGAAGTTGGTCACGATGGAAAATGTATCACTGTGTTCTCTGCTCCGAATTATTG TGATACTATGGGTAACCAGGGTGCCTTTATCACACTTAATGGCAAAGATATGCAACCTCATTTCACGTCATACGAAGGAGTG ccTCATCCAAATGTAAGGCCAATGGCGTATGCTAATTCTCTACTAAAATTTATGTGCTAG